The genomic segment TAGAAGAAGAAAAAATATATTTGGATAAAAAAAATCTCAAAAGAATTGGTCCTCATGGTATATATATATATAAAAACAAGATATTAACAGCTAATAGTTATGATAATAGTATTTCTATGGTTGATATTGATAATAATGAAACAGAAAGTTATTTTATAGGTATGCATTGTAATGATTTATCAGTTTATGATAATAGGGCATATGTTATTTGTGGAGATTCTGATGATATAATAGTTTTTGATTTAGACAAAAAAACAATTGTAGAAGTAATTCCATGTGGTAACTCACCACATAGTATTTATCTTTGTAAAAGAAAGAACCTTATTATAGTGGCAAATATGAATAGTGACAGCATAACAATAATAGATTGTGCTCAGAATACAAATATTAAAAATATTAGGGTGGGGGCATATCCTACTAAAGCTCTAATTACCCCGGATGGAAATTATATTTTAGTTTGCGAGAGCAATATAGGTATGGACAATAAGGGAAGTATAAGCATTATTTCATTAAAAAACTATAACGTATTATACAAGATACCTGTTGGTAATTCGCCTGTGGACATGTATTGTAATGAAAAATACTGTTATGTATCAAATTTTGGAGATGGCACGGTGAGTATATTAGACATAAATAATTACAAAGAGATAAAAAAAATTAAAATTGGGGGTATGCCTCGGGGAATACTCGAAGATGAAAAATATTTGTATGTAGGTGATAATTATAACAATTTGCTTATTAGAATTGATAAAATTACTGAAAATAAAAAAGCCATCTCTATTGGCGGAGAGCCCACAGGTATGGCACTTTTATAAAAATCAGCTTCTATAGAAGATTAAGATTAATCATCTATGAGAAGATTAATTATTTTAGCATAAAGTTCAGAAGGGTTTTTTCTCCATTTACTGCATAAATTTCGTGCTTGCTTGTTCGACGCAACACTAAGTTTAATATCTATAAGTGTAAAATTATCTTCTGAAGCGGTTAGGTTAACTAAATAATTATTATTGTTTTCTATTGTGTAATCAGCACTAACCGTGAGTGCTTTTTTGATGTTTTCAATATGAACTTTCAAATAGCTATCAATAAGTTGTATCTTGCTTTCAGAAATTCTTCCTTTAAATAAAGATAGAACATTGTCACCTTTTTGCGAAATGACTAATCTATGCTTACCTTTCTGATCAGTATGCTTAAGTAGGTTAGATGCAATAAGTTCAGTAATATATTGTTGCAAAGTAAAATAATTTATAAAATTATTCTCTAAAATAATTTGCGTTATTTGAATATTAGAAATAGGGAGCTTTATTTTATAAAATATATAAAGTAAAAGAAGCTTATTTTCAGCTAAGTCTAAAGCATCCTCAAACATATCTGTTCCTCCTTGTAGTCTGCTTAATATAAAACAATAATGAACGGTATCATTTCATGTAAAATTAACTATAAACATTATAACATAAAAAGCACCGAAATGAATCGGTGCTTTTAATTTTAATACTATATAATGGTTTATCTGAATTTTCAAAAGAAATAAACTTTATAAATTAAATTATACACATATATATTAACTTATAGAATATAAATTTAAAGTATAAATGTGCGAGGAGACGATAGGGGATATCTATTACTTTGGCACAAAGCGATTATAAGGAGGATATAAGAGGATATGAATATGAATTACATAAAAAAAAAATTAATAGTATTTTGTGCGATTTTCATTGTGATTTTATCAATTATAGGTGTTTATAACTTAAAAACTAAGGGTGCGTTTTTGGGTGAGCAACGTAAATTACCAATTTACTCCGTAGATACTAAAGAGAAAAAGGTTGCGATCTCTTTTGATGCAAACTGGGGCGATGATAGAACAGATGATATATTAAAAATATTAGATAAGTACAATGCTAAAGCAACGTTTTTTATAGTGGGAGCGTGGCTAGACCAGTATCCGGATAGGGTAAAGACGATGCATCAAAAAGGTCATGAAATAGGAAACCATTCCAATAAGCATCCTATAATGACTACAATATCCAAGGAGAGAATGAACAAAGAAATAACCACCACAGATGCTAAAATAATGGCTATAACAGGGAAAGAAACAACCCTTTTTAGATGCCCATCTGGAGAATATAATAATTTAGTAATTGAAACCGTAGAATCAACAAATCATTATTGTATTCAATGGGATGCAGATAGTATTGATTGGAAAGAGCAGGGGGCAGAAATTGAGTATAATAGAATAATTAAAAAGACTAAGCCGGGCTCCATACTTTTATTTCACAATAATGCAAAGTATACCCCTGAAAATTTAGAAAAAATTTTAAAACATTTTAAGGCTCAAGGCTATAAATTTGTAAAAATATCAGATCTTATATACAAAAAAAACTATTATATAAATGAATCAGGAAAACAAATACAAAAATAAAAATTAAATGTATTGAAATCCACGGTGTATTTGTATTATAATGGAAATACCAATTAGTTATAATTTTGGAAAAATAGATATAAACAAAATTCTCTTAATATTAGGTATATTACATTGAAAAACTGAATATTTATATTCTAAAGAAAGTTTATTAAAAAAAACTAAGGGAAAGAGGGATTATGATGGATAATGTTATGTTAAATAACAAGATTTATTTAGAAGGAAAGGTAGTATCTGAATTGAAATTCAGTCATGAAATGTATGGAGAAGGCTTTTATGTATTTGATTTTGAGGTTTGGAGACTTAGTGAAACAACAGATATTTTAACTATAACAATTTCTGAAAGATTAATTGCAGGTATGAATATTACAATAGGAAATGAGTTTATAGTTGAAGGTCAACTTAGATCTTACAATAAATTCGTTGACGGATCTAACCGATTAATATTAACGGTATTTGCTAGAGATATTAAAATTTGTGAAGAACACAGTAAGAATCCAAATCAAATATTTTTAGATGGATATATTTGCAAGAGTCCAGTGTATAGGACAACTCCGTTTGGGAGAGAGATTGCGGACATGCTTTTAGCAGTTAACAGATTGTATAATAAATCTGATTATATACCTACAATTGCTTGGGGACGAAATTCTAGGTTTTGTAAAAGTCTTGAAGTAGGAGATAATATAAGAATATGGGGAAGACTTCAGAGTAGAGAATATCAAAAGAAATTATCAGATGACGAAGTTATAAAGAAAGTGGCATATGAAGTCTCTATATCAAAGATGGAAAAGGTTGCTAAAGATGGTGGGGGCACTGTAGAAGCGGATATGATTGATGAAGAGCAGGACCTTGAAGCTCTAGACGTTATATAGTATAGATATGTAGAATGAATTTTCTTCTTTTAATGGGGTTGAAAAGAGCATATATTACGTAAAATACATTCGAACAAGCTTTAGTAATTCAAACTAATTTTATCGGAAGATACGTTAAGAACAGTACATGTTTGAGCGTTAGCGAGTTTGTACTGTTTAGTATCTTTCAATAAAATTAGTTTAGAATTACTTAGCAAAGTAAGATGAATTTGTAGTAATATATGCTCTTTTAATTTTTGTTATTTTCTTAAATCATCAAGTAGTTTAGTTTTTTCTTTAGTTCCACTATCCACATTTTTTATTATTTTTGCGGGTGTTCCAGCAACTACAACATTTTCAGGAACATCATTTACAACTACAGATCCTGCTGCCACTATAGAATTATTTCCGATTTTTACTCCTTCTAAAATTACAGCATTGGCTCCAATTAGTACATTGTCTCCAATTTCACAAGGACTTTTACTTGGAGGTTCTAACACTCCTGCGATTACTGCACCTGCACCTAAATGAACTCTTTTACCGAGTTTACCTCTGGCACCAACAACAGCGTTCATATCTACCATAGTTTCATCGCCAATTTCAGCACCTATGTTAATTATGGCACCCATCATTATAACGGCATTTTTACCTATGGTAACCTTGTCGCGTATAATTGCACCTGGTTCAATTCTTGCATCGATATTTTTTAAATCTATCAAAGGAATAGCGGAGTTTCGTCTGTCTTGTTCAAGTTTGGATTTTTTGATTCTGTCTTTATACTTTATTAGAAAATCTGATACCTCATTACTTTCTCCAAAAAGGATATAAAAGCTTCCGTTACCAAAACTTTCTATATTGCCAAATTCGCATTGTGATAAATCTCCATCAATATAGAGTTTAAGTGGAGTTGCCTTTTTAGCTTCTTTTATGTATCTTGCAATTTCATAAGGGTCGGTTAAATCATAGTTCATAGTTAATCTCCTTTCGTATTATAAGTATTAAGCCAAATTTTCATTTTTATGCATTTAATTTCGATTACACCATAAATATTAGCATTATCCTAGAACAATTTAAAAAATACTGATTTTTATTCTATTATATAGTAAAATACTTATAATGCAAATAATTGAAAGCACAAACACATTGAAAAGGATGATGTTATGAATAATTTATTTTCAAAAAATGTAAGCAATGTAGAGATTTCTGGAATTAGAAAATTTTTTAATAAGGTTCCACAAGTTGAAGGGGCGATTTCACTGACTCTTGGTCAACCTGATTTTCCAGTGCCTAAAAATATTAAGAAAGCCATGATCCAAGCTATTAATGAAAATAAAACTGAGTATACAACTAATGCAGGTATTCCGGAGCTACGACATGAGATTTCTAATTTTTTATGCGGCACAGGCATCAACTATTCAGCTGATGAAATAACTGTGACTGTTGGTGGAAGTGAGGCACTTCTATGCACATTTGCAGCATTTTTAAATGTTGGAGACAAAGTGCTGGTACCGACTCCAGCTTATCCAGCTTATGAGAGCTGTGTAAAGATTTTTGGAGCAGAAGTAGTTAATTATAAGCTTAACAGTGATTTTACTATTAATTTTGAAACATTAAATAAACTTATTAATGAAGAAAATCCTAAGATTTTAGTGATGTCACATCCGTCTAACCCTACTGGAGCAACATTAACATTATTCGAGCGAAATAAACTTTTTCAAATTCTAAAAGAAAAAAATATTTACATAATAAGTGATGAAATTTATAGCTCATTATGTTATGAAAAATACTATTCATTAGCTCAAATTGATGAATTAAGGAATAAAGTAATTTTGGTGGGTGGATTTTCTAAAATGTTTTCAATGACGGGACTTAGAGTTGGATATGTTTGTGCTAGCAAATATATCATGGATAATATAATGAAAGTACATCAGTATAATGTTTCTTGTGCAGCCTCAATATCTCAATGGGGTGCGTGCGAAGGATTACTTTCTAGCATGAATGATGTAAATAATATGAAAGTGGAGTTTGAGAGGCGAAAAGATTATGTATATAAAAGGTTGAAGCAAATGGGAATGGATACAACTATTCCTAAAGGGGCCTTTTATATATTTCCCTCTATAACAAAATTTTCTATGAGTAGCGAAGAGTTTTGCAACAGACTGTTGAATGAAGGCAAGGTCGCTGTTGTGCCTGGTTCGGCTTTTGGCACCGGAGGAGAAGGTTTCATAAGGATATCATATTCTTATAGTATGGAAGTGTTAAAAGAGGCTTTAGATAGAATGGAAAAGTGGATTAAATCATTACCTGAGTAATTTTTAAAAATATTGAACTAGAAAAGCAACCTATTTAAGTATTTAATACTTTGAAGGTTGCTTTTCTAGTTTAAAGGCTAAATCATCTCCTGCGGAGCTGTATTAACGACTTCAGAAGGAGATTTGTACTCCAACTGAAGTTTTTTATTTGTTAGGGCGCGTAACTCCAGCGTGTAGTAATGGGAGACTTTCCGTCTGAACTGTCGTTATATTGACATATTAACTACATCATCCATACTATATAGACCTTTTTCTTTTCCGTATATATATTCGCAAGCTTTAAGTGCACCTATTGCAAAAACATCTCTTGATATTGCAGTATGCTTAATTTCAATACATTCTCCTTTTCCTGCAAATATGACTTCATGATCACCTATAATACTTCCACCACGGATAGCATGAATCCCTATTTCATTAGGTTGTCTTTTACTTAAACCATCACGTCCTTTGACAAAGGTGGTTTCGTCATCTATAGAATCTTTAATTGTATTTGCAAGGAGTAAAGCGGTACCACTAGGGGAATCGACTTTTTGATTATGATGCTTTTCAATTATCTCAATGTCAAAATCCTTGTAAAGCATATTGCTTATGCTTTTAAGTATATTATTAACAACATTTATACCTATAGACATATTTGCAGAGTGGAATACTGGGATTTCGGTGCTGAGGGAACTAATTTTAGATAACTGTTCTTGCGTGTAACCAGTAGTGCAGAACACAATAGGGATATTTTTCTCTTTAGAATACTTACATAAGGAATCTAAAGCATCTGGCCTTGAAAAATCTAAAATCACATCTATATCATTTTCGCATTCAAGTATGCTATCATAGCATGTATAGCCTAAATTAAATGAATTTTTATCAACACCTGCAACAATTGAAATCGTTGTTGATGCTTTAGCCATTTCAGAAATAACTTTGCCCATCTTTCCATTGCAGCCATTTAGAAGCATTCTAATCATTTGATTTCCTCCTTTAAAGGGATATTATATGCTTTTAATTCTTTTTTTAGAATCTGTAAATTTATTTCATCCATTTCACATAGTGGTAGTCTTAAAGCCCCGACTTCCATTCCCATAAGATTCATAGCTGTTTTTACAGGGATAGGATTAGTTTCTATGAATATAGAGCCATTAAGAGGAAGATACTCCAATTGTATTTTTAGAGCTTTTGCATGCTCGCCTTTTAAATATAATTCACACATGTTATGAATCACTGTAGGAATTATATTTGAAAGAACAGATATAACTCCGATACCTCCTAAGGAAAGTATAGGTATAACTTGGTCGTCATTACCTGAATAGATATCTATTCTATCTCCGCAGAGTGCTTTAATCTGTGCTATCTGACTTATATCGCCGCTCGCTTCTTTAATTGCTACAATGTTTTGTACTTCGCATAATTTTAGAAGTGTGTTTGGAGTAATATTAAGACCTGTTCTCGAAGGAACGTTGTATATTATTATTGGTGAAGTTACACTATTTGCAATTGCTTTGAAATGCTCAACTAAGCCTTTTTGAGTAGTCTTGTTATAGTAAGGCGTAATTACAAGTAATCCGTCTACGCCTATTTTTTCTGCCCATCTACTCATACTTATTGCAGCGGCAGTATTGTTACTTCCTGTGCCCGCGATTACTGGAATTCTCTTATTAACTAGATCAACTACAAATTTTATAGTCTCTTTTCTTTCTTGCTCTGTCATAGTAGAAGCTTCACCTGTAGTACCACATACTACAATAGCATCTGTCATGCTTTTGATATGCCATTCTATTAATTCTTCGAGTTTTTTAAAATCTACGCCTCTTTCATTAAACGGAGTGACTATTGCAACACCAGAACCTTTAAAAATACTCATAAGATTACCTCCTAGTAGTTTATACTATATAGTTATTAATTTAGATCGCTTTTAGTGAAGCATTTCGTAATATTCTTCATAATGAATTAGGAAACACATAAATTATCACTAAAATATTTTTCTTCATTAGATTATATTATATAGCCCATATGTAAAAATATATATACTTTAAAAAAAAAAACTGAAAATCAGCAAGGTATAATTTAATGGGTATATTTATAAAACTGTAATTTAAATCATATTATGATTAAATAACGGGTAATATTTATTTTTTATTATGAATAAAAAAACCTCGAATTGTAAAAAATATAAGATATTACAATTATAATTAGGAGGTATATGATGGGTAAAACACCTTTGAAAAAAGTTATAAAAGCTAAGTTAAGAACAAATAAAGAGTTAACTAAAAACGAAATGCTAAGAGAATCGTTAAAATATGAAATAGCGGAAGAATTAGGATTAACAGAAAAGATAGATGTGGATGGTTGGAGTGGATTAACAGCAGAAGAAACAGGAAGAATTGGAGGCTTAATGACAAAAAGAAAGAAAGCCATAAATCTCCCTAAAAACAAAGATTTTTAAAGATATTAAGCAAATTAATTTGGACAATATTTGGTATATAGGTTAGTATATTATATACCATTATAGTATTAAGAGGAATATAAAGGAGAAATGTTAATATGAACTGTTACAAAGAGTTTGCTTGTATATATGATGAATTAATCAATTCTGATATTGATTATAAAACATGGGCTTCCAAAATATTATGTATTTGCAAAGAGCATCACTTAGATATGGAGAGTTATTTAGATTTAGCCTGTGGTACAGCAAATCTTACTATAGAAATTGCAAATGAGTTTAAGCATACCTGGGCAGTTGATTTATCTTGTGATATGTTAAGTCAAGCAGAGAAAAAGATGAGGGATGCTCGGGTAGGAGCAAAATTTGTATGCCAAGATATTTGTGAATTGAATTTAGATAATACTTTTAACCTTATAACTTGCGGATTAGATTCTAGCAACTATATATTAAAAAAAGAAAATTTTAAAAAGTATTTATTAGGCGCTTATGATTTATTAAAACAGGATGGGTTATTCATCTTTGATATTAACTCTTATTATAAACTTACCAATGTGCTTGGTAATAATATTTATAATTACGATAGTGATGATGTAGTGTATATTTGGGAAAATTATTTAGAAAATGATATAGTACAAATGAATTTAACTTTTTTTGTAAAAGAAGGACAAGTGTTCAGACGCTTTGATGAGCAACACTCTGAAAGGGCTTATAAAGAAGAATATGTAGAAAGTGTTATAAAAGAAATTGGGTTCGAAATAATTAAAAAGATGGATAACTATGAAGATAAAGTAGTAAGTAAAATCACAGAGCGAATATGTTACGTACTTAAGAAGTAAAAAACAAAAATAGTTTACAGGAGGCTAGTATATGGATAAATTGGTTAGAGCTACTGCAAAGGAAGGCCAGGTTAGAATAGTCGCAGCAATAACTACGGGTTTAGTAAATGAGGGAGTTTCTATGCATTTGTGTGCACCCACGGCAGCAGCTGCTTTTGGTAGGATGCTAACGGCTGGTGCTCTTATGGGAAGCATGTTAAAGTCGCAGCAAGATAGTTTAACACTTCAAATTGATGGCGGAGGAGAAGCGAGAGGCGTGGTAGTAACTGCACATGCTGATGTAAGTGTAAAAGGGTACATAGGAAACCCTAATGTAGATTTGCCTGCAAACAAACAGGGGAAACTTGATGTAAGTGCTGCCGTTGGTACGGATGGTTATTTAAGGATTATAAGAGATATGGGACTAAAGGAACCGTACATAGGTCAAGTGCCAATCTGTACAGGTGAAATTGGGGATGACTTAGCTTATTACTTTACTGTATCAGAGCAAACGCCGTCTGCTGTGGGACTCGGAGTTTTAGTTGACACGGATATGAGCATTAAAGCTTCAGGAGGTTTTATAATCCAAATGATGCCTGGTGCAGACGAATTTTTAGCTGATATAATAACGTATAGGCTTGAAGAAATTCCATCTATAACTGAATTAATAGCAAAAGGGATGAACATCGAAGAAATTTTGGAATTTATTTTTGAAGATATGGAACTTAAAATACATGAAGAGGTTAAGCCGACGTATAAATGTGATTGCTGCAGGGAAAGGGTTGAGAGGGCCTTAATAAGTATAGGTAAAAAGGATTTAGAAGAATTATATAATGATGGTAAAACCGAAGAACTTAAATGCCATTTTTGTAATGAAAATTATGAATTTAATCATGAAGAAATTGGGCAATTACTTAAAGAAGCTAATTCATAGATAAAAATGCAGCTTTGGATAAAGAGAATATAGTATATGTGGTATTGCTTTTTATAGAAAGCAATACACAAACTATATTCAATAGTAATATATGTTTCAAATCGTAGCAAAGTGGAGTAAATTCGATAAATAGGGAGTATAATTTAAATATACGTGAATATTCACCATATTTATGGTTGACAGCCGTAAGGAAATCTTATAATATAATAAAGTACTCACAAAGTACACATGGACGAGGAAGTTAACAGTAAAGTAAAAAAACAGTTAATACATAAAGTTGTTGACAAGTTTTATGAAATGATGTAAACTGTACTAGTCTGATAAAGATATGTGGGAGCATAGCTCAGCTGGGAGAGCATCTGCCTTACAAGCAGAGGGTCACAGGTTCGAACCCTGTTGTTCCCACCACATATGGCTCAATAGCTCAGTTGGTTAGAGTGCCGCCCTGTCACGGCGGAGGTCGAGGGTTCGAGTCCCTTTTGAGTCGCCATTTGAATTTAGTAAATTTGAAAATTATTAAGGCTGGATAGCTCAGTCGGTAGAGCAGAGGACTGAAAATCCTCGTGTCCCTGGTTCGATTCCTGGTCTAGCCACCAGTGTTGCGGAAGTGGCTCAGTGGTAGAGCGTCACCTTGCCAAGGTGAACGTCGCGAGTTCGAATCTCGTCTTCCGCTCCAACTATAATTATGAATAATGGCGCTATAGCCAAGCGGTAAGGTCAAGGTCTGCAAAACCTTTATTCCCCGGTTCAAATCCGGGTGGCGCCTCCAAAACAATAAAAAGTAGTCTAAATGCTGATATTTCAGCATTTAGACTACTTTTTTTATTTCAGTATATTTTGGATTCGTTAGACTCTAAAAATACTACCTCTATCGATTAGTTTTCCATTTCTCAAAAATACAGGTTCTACCTTATGCTTATTTAAAAAATTTAATACTTCTTTCCCATACAAATAATGATCTAAGTGACCATAAAAAGCTAAGACATTATCTTCGATAAGACCTGTTACGCCACCTATAAAACCGTAGTTAAGCCCGGGAAGGATAATATCACCAGGTGGAATTAATAAAATATCTATTTTTTCAATGCTTAAAGCCTTAGCGATAGAAACATCACTAGTTATGACTGCATGATCATTTACAATGCAAGTAGAACATTTTGTATAACCTTGCTTAACGTTTATTAATGTTCTTGTTTTTAATAGTGACAAAAGATTAGTATCAGTAAAATTAACTGAGTGAATAAAAAGATTGCCTAGGCTTAATGAATTGAGACATATGTCATAAGGGTATTTATCTTTTAAAGTTGAATTTGATTTATAAACTTTATAATTTAACAAAATTAAGCTCAGTATGAATTCATTATCCATGTC from the Clostridium sp. CM027 genome contains:
- a CDS encoding YncE family protein; the protein is MRKLYVCSTSADCISKVNLDLFIEEEKIYLDKKNLKRIGPHGIYIYKNKILTANSYDNSISMVDIDNNETESYFIGMHCNDLSVYDNRAYVICGDSDDIIVFDLDKKTIVEVIPCGNSPHSIYLCKRKNLIIVANMNSDSITIIDCAQNTNIKNIRVGAYPTKALITPDGNYILVCESNIGMDNKGSISIISLKNYNVLYKIPVGNSPVDMYCNEKYCYVSNFGDGTVSILDINNYKEIKKIKIGGMPRGILEDEKYLYVGDNYNNLLIRIDKITENKKAISIGGEPTGMALL
- a CDS encoding DUF4364 family protein — translated: MFEDALDLAENKLLLLYIFYKIKLPISNIQITQIILENNFINYFTLQQYITELIASNLLKHTDQKGKHRLVISQKGDNVLSLFKGRISESKIQLIDSYLKVHIENIKKALTVSADYTIENNNNYLVNLTASEDNFTLIDIKLSVASNKQARNLCSKWRKNPSELYAKIINLLIDD
- the pdaB gene encoding polysaccharide deacetylase family sporulation protein PdaB, translated to MNYIKKKLIVFCAIFIVILSIIGVYNLKTKGAFLGEQRKLPIYSVDTKEKKVAISFDANWGDDRTDDILKILDKYNAKATFFIVGAWLDQYPDRVKTMHQKGHEIGNHSNKHPIMTTISKERMNKEITTTDAKIMAITGKETTLFRCPSGEYNNLVIETVESTNHYCIQWDADSIDWKEQGAEIEYNRIIKKTKPGSILLFHNNAKYTPENLEKILKHFKAQGYKFVKISDLIYKKNYYINESGKQIQK
- a CDS encoding single-stranded DNA-binding protein, whose product is MDNVMLNNKIYLEGKVVSELKFSHEMYGEGFYVFDFEVWRLSETTDILTITISERLIAGMNITIGNEFIVEGQLRSYNKFVDGSNRLILTVFARDIKICEEHSKNPNQIFLDGYICKSPVYRTTPFGREIADMLLAVNRLYNKSDYIPTIAWGRNSRFCKSLEVGDNIRIWGRLQSREYQKKLSDDEVIKKVAYEVSISKMEKVAKDGGGTVEADMIDEEQDLEALDVI
- the dapD gene encoding 2,3,4,5-tetrahydropyridine-2,6-dicarboxylate N-acetyltransferase, translating into MNYDLTDPYEIARYIKEAKKATPLKLYIDGDLSQCEFGNIESFGNGSFYILFGESNEVSDFLIKYKDRIKKSKLEQDRRNSAIPLIDLKNIDARIEPGAIIRDKVTIGKNAVIMMGAIINIGAEIGDETMVDMNAVVGARGKLGKRVHLGAGAVIAGVLEPPSKSPCEIGDNVLIGANAVILEGVKIGNNSIVAAGSVVVNDVPENVVVAGTPAKIIKNVDSGTKEKTKLLDDLRK
- a CDS encoding pyridoxal phosphate-dependent aminotransferase, producing MNNLFSKNVSNVEISGIRKFFNKVPQVEGAISLTLGQPDFPVPKNIKKAMIQAINENKTEYTTNAGIPELRHEISNFLCGTGINYSADEITVTVGGSEALLCTFAAFLNVGDKVLVPTPAYPAYESCVKIFGAEVVNYKLNSDFTINFETLNKLINEENPKILVMSHPSNPTGATLTLFERNKLFQILKEKNIYIISDEIYSSLCYEKYYSLAQIDELRNKVILVGGFSKMFSMTGLRVGYVCASKYIMDNIMKVHQYNVSCAASISQWGACEGLLSSMNDVNNMKVEFERRKDYVYKRLKQMGMDTTIPKGAFYIFPSITKFSMSSEEFCNRLLNEGKVAVVPGSAFGTGGEGFIRISYSYSMEVLKEALDRMEKWIKSLPE
- the dapB gene encoding 4-hydroxy-tetrahydrodipicolinate reductase encodes the protein MIRMLLNGCNGKMGKVISEMAKASTTISIVAGVDKNSFNLGYTCYDSILECENDIDVILDFSRPDALDSLCKYSKEKNIPIVFCTTGYTQEQLSKISSLSTEIPVFHSANMSIGINVVNNILKSISNMLYKDFDIEIIEKHHNQKVDSPSGTALLLANTIKDSIDDETTFVKGRDGLSKRQPNEIGIHAIRGGSIIGDHEVIFAGKGECIEIKHTAISRDVFAIGALKACEYIYGKEKGLYSMDDVVNMSI
- the dapA gene encoding 4-hydroxy-tetrahydrodipicolinate synthase — encoded protein: MSIFKGSGVAIVTPFNERGVDFKKLEELIEWHIKSMTDAIVVCGTTGEASTMTEQERKETIKFVVDLVNKRIPVIAGTGSNNTAAAISMSRWAEKIGVDGLLVITPYYNKTTQKGLVEHFKAIANSVTSPIIIYNVPSRTGLNITPNTLLKLCEVQNIVAIKEASGDISQIAQIKALCGDRIDIYSGNDDQVIPILSLGGIGVISVLSNIIPTVIHNMCELYLKGEHAKALKIQLEYLPLNGSIFIETNPIPVKTAMNLMGMEVGALRLPLCEMDEINLQILKKELKAYNIPLKEEIK
- a CDS encoding small, acid-soluble spore protein, alpha/beta type; translation: MGKTPLKKVIKAKLRTNKELTKNEMLRESLKYEIAEELGLTEKIDVDGWSGLTAEETGRIGGLMTKRKKAINLPKNKDF
- a CDS encoding class I SAM-dependent methyltransferase, whose translation is MNCYKEFACIYDELINSDIDYKTWASKILCICKEHHLDMESYLDLACGTANLTIEIANEFKHTWAVDLSCDMLSQAEKKMRDARVGAKFVCQDICELNLDNTFNLITCGLDSSNYILKKENFKKYLLGAYDLLKQDGLFIFDINSYYKLTNVLGNNIYNYDSDDVVYIWENYLENDIVQMNLTFFVKEGQVFRRFDEQHSERAYKEEYVESVIKEIGFEIIKKMDNYEDKVVSKITERICYVLKK
- the hslO gene encoding Hsp33 family molecular chaperone HslO, which translates into the protein MDKLVRATAKEGQVRIVAAITTGLVNEGVSMHLCAPTAAAAFGRMLTAGALMGSMLKSQQDSLTLQIDGGGEARGVVVTAHADVSVKGYIGNPNVDLPANKQGKLDVSAAVGTDGYLRIIRDMGLKEPYIGQVPICTGEIGDDLAYYFTVSEQTPSAVGLGVLVDTDMSIKASGGFIIQMMPGADEFLADIITYRLEEIPSITELIAKGMNIEEILEFIFEDMELKIHEEVKPTYKCDCCRERVERALISIGKKDLEELYNDGKTEELKCHFCNENYEFNHEEIGQLLKEANS
- a CDS encoding DUF6873 family GME fold protein, producing MKNIIVDFRIHNEEKEYLVSRGYNLLICPPSNILYEAVCGHPDMLMHILGKDIIVHKDMDNEFILSLILLNYKVYKSNSTLKDKYPYDICLNSLSLGNLFIHSVNFTDTNLLSLLKTRTLINVKQGYTKCSTCIVNDHAVITSDVSIAKALSIEKIDILLIPPGDIILPGLNYGFIGGVTGLIEDNVLAFYGHLDHYLYGKEVLNFLNKHKVEPVFLRNGKLIDRGSIFRV